One Spinacia oleracea cultivar Varoflay chromosome 4, BTI_SOV_V1, whole genome shotgun sequence DNA segment encodes these proteins:
- the LOC130472284 gene encoding gibberellin-regulated protein 12-like encodes MANSTWFSSMVLLFLVVSMISFDVSMAGGEGSLTKRQCPAACASRCSSLTFGKMFCKWSCNKCCAKCLCVPSGTSGHRDECPCYGDWYRSAGPPMCP; translated from the exons ATGGCAAATTCTACATGGTTTTCGTCTATGGTCCTCTTGTTTCTAGTCGTCTCCATGATTTCCTTCGACGTTTCAATG GCTGGTGGAGAGGGATCACTAACCAAAAGAC AATGTCCGGCAGCATGTGCATCTCGTTGTTCTTCATTGACATTCGGAAAGATGTTTTGTAAGTGGTCTTGTAACAAATGTTGTGCCAAGTGTTTGTGCGTACCTTCGGGCACCTCTGGACACAGAGATGAATGTCCGTGTTATGGCGATTGGTACCGTAGTGCCGGTCCTCCTATGTGTCCTTGA
- the LOC110792007 gene encoding uncharacterized protein → MVLQWIYATVSPEILPSILIDDDLAENSWKLVHQIFQDNQNYRVAFLKTKLTNTKMVDSSVVAYCNRLKSLADQLANVGSPVSDQQLVLRTLAGLPEAYSYFLTNIQQKKTMPSFMKICSRLKL, encoded by the coding sequence ATGGTCCTCCAGTGGATTTACGCCACCGTCTCTCCAGAAATTCTCCCCTCCATCCTCATTGATGACGATCTTGCTGAAAATTCCTGGAAACTCGTTCATCAGATTTTTCAGGACAACCAGAATTATAGAGTTGCTTTCCTCAAAACGAAATTGACCAACACAAAGATGGTGGACTCCTCGGTGGTTGCCTACTGCAATCGCCTAAAGTCTCTTGCAGACCAATTGGCCAACGTTGGATCTCCTGTCTCTGATCAACAACTAGTGCTACGCACTCTTGCGGGACTGCCTGAAGCCTATTCCTATTTTCTCACCAATATACAGCAGAAGAAAACTATGCCTTCCTTCATGAAGATTTGTTCTCGGTTAAAGCTATAG